One genomic window of Mucilaginibacter sp. SJ includes the following:
- a CDS encoding NHL repeat-containing protein, whose product MKKSFTKTILFAAFLFAVALAGTSCGKKGNVTPVTVPDLTTMDVVTAESGTIAYTGGLFNGSTDVSLSSYGICYSATNQTPTTADKKTTDTVILYAYTTKLTGLSPKTTYYARAYAVNSAGTGYGKVVQFTTGEGTTSTGGTVSTLAGNTAADFVDGLGGAALFNSPQGVTAGTDGNIYVADSFNSAIRKVTAAGDVTTLSGNGSIGYVDGPIATAQFYAPQSLVTDATGNIYVADYGNNNIRKITPAGVVSTFAGSGDAGYTDGTGTKATFNSPRGLAIDGSGNIFVADLGNNLIRKITPAGVVTTFAGSRGASYLDNATATSATFNKPNGIAIDANNNIYVAETLNHAIRKITPAGVVTTFAGGNKQTTLLGAPSAIAFDKSGNLFIADQNGRILEITKDKVLKVIAGNGTSGFAEGVGTAGIFNSPQGVTVDAGNNVYVADYYNNRIRKIVLQ is encoded by the coding sequence GTGAAAAAGAGCTTTACCAAAACAATTTTATTTGCCGCGTTTTTATTTGCCGTTGCTTTGGCCGGCACAAGCTGTGGTAAAAAAGGAAACGTTACACCCGTAACCGTGCCTGATTTAACCACAATGGATGTGGTGACTGCCGAAAGTGGAACCATAGCCTATACCGGTGGTTTATTTAATGGGTCGACCGATGTGAGCCTGAGCAGCTACGGTATTTGTTACAGTGCCACCAATCAAACCCCTACCACTGCCGATAAGAAAACCACCGATACGGTAATTTTGTACGCCTATACTACAAAACTTACCGGTTTAAGCCCTAAAACAACTTATTATGCACGCGCGTATGCTGTAAATAGTGCGGGTACAGGCTACGGAAAAGTGGTGCAGTTTACCACCGGCGAAGGTACAACATCAACAGGGGGCACAGTTAGCACATTGGCCGGTAATACCGCGGCCGACTTTGTTGACGGTTTGGGCGGCGCTGCTCTTTTTAACAGTCCGCAGGGGGTAACCGCAGGTACCGACGGCAATATTTATGTGGCCGATTCATTTAATAGTGCCATACGCAAAGTTACTGCAGCAGGAGATGTCACTACGCTTTCGGGCAACGGTAGCATTGGCTATGTTGACGGCCCTATAGCCACCGCACAGTTTTATGCTCCGCAAAGTTTGGTTACCGATGCAACAGGCAATATTTATGTAGCCGATTATGGTAATAATAATATCCGCAAAATTACCCCGGCCGGCGTGGTTAGTACTTTTGCAGGCAGCGGCGATGCCGGATATACCGATGGTACAGGCACAAAAGCAACGTTTAACAGTCCGCGCGGGTTAGCAATTGATGGCTCCGGAAATATTTTTGTGGCCGATCTGGGCAATAACCTGATCCGCAAAATAACCCCGGCGGGTGTTGTTACCACATTTGCAGGCAGCAGGGGCGCAAGCTACCTGGATAATGCAACGGCAACCAGCGCTACTTTTAACAAGCCTAACGGTATAGCTATTGATGCCAATAACAATATCTATGTAGCCGAAACGCTTAATCACGCCATTCGTAAAATAACCCCTGCGGGTGTTGTTACTACTTTTGCTGGCGGTAATAAACAAACTACCCTCCTTGGCGCCCCTTCGGCCATTGCGTTTGATAAAAGCGGGAACCTGTTCATAGCCGATCAGAATGGCAGGATCCTGGAGATCACCAAGGATAAAGTGTTAAAAGTAATTGCCGGTAACGGAACAAGCGGTTTTGCGGAAGGTGTGGGCACTGCAGGGATTTTTAATTCGCCGCAGGGTGTTACCGTTGATGCCGGAAACAATGTTTACGTAGCCGACTATTATAACAACCGTATCCGTAAGATTGTGCTGCAATAA
- a CDS encoding DUF4920 domain-containing protein: MKLITLFISILIANTAIAQKHVPLPHGMIFGEKPDTIALMPASKLEAFMGKKTRITTAIGGRVIKVTKEKGGWFEMDAGNNRVITAHFTNAGVSLPRQLAGRTVIISGIAAKQFIADDLQHMAGDTVSGKKQHKVNTNPGRKVSFEVKGLMIDK, from the coding sequence ATGAAACTCATCACGTTATTCATATCCATTTTGATAGCCAATACAGCTATTGCGCAAAAACATGTGCCGCTACCCCACGGAATGATATTTGGCGAAAAGCCCGACACGATAGCCTTAATGCCCGCCTCCAAACTGGAAGCTTTTATGGGTAAAAAAACACGGATCACTACGGCCATTGGCGGCAGGGTTATTAAAGTAACTAAAGAAAAAGGCGGCTGGTTTGAAATGGATGCGGGTAACAACCGGGTTATAACAGCCCATTTCACCAATGCAGGGGTGAGCCTCCCCAGGCAATTGGCTGGCCGTACGGTAATCATTTCGGGAATAGCAGCCAAACAATTTATTGCCGATGACCTGCAACACATGGCCGGCGATACGGTTAGCGGCAAAAAGCAGCATAAGGTAAATACCAACCCCGGCCGTAAGGTTAGCTTTGAAGTAAAAGGGTTAATGATAGATAAATAA